A section of the bacterium HR11 genome encodes:
- the phnP gene encoding Phosphoribosyl 1,2-cyclic phosphate phosphodiesterase has protein sequence MRITFLGTGTSMGVPAIGCACETCRSEDIRDKRLRSSVWLTWDGFHVVIDAGPDFRLQALTYRIPRLDAILLTHAHADHVFGLDDVRGFNFAQGEAIPVLAGEETLRRLYAMFGYMFQADPYDAASRPRLRAFSVEGPFYLHGLEVVPIPAVHGSVLSLGYRIGPIAYLTDFKTLLLNDWSCLGGLEVLILGVLRKRPHPTHLSVDEALSLLDRVRPRATYFIHISHEMKHDVTSRELPPNVHLAWDGLVVEVDHEPWRCQGKS, from the coding sequence ATGCGGATCACGTTTTTAGGTACGGGCACGTCGATGGGCGTGCCGGCCATCGGATGTGCCTGCGAGACGTGTCGGTCGGAAGACATCCGGGACAAACGCCTGCGGTCCAGCGTCTGGCTGACCTGGGACGGCTTCCATGTCGTCATCGACGCCGGGCCGGATTTCCGGCTCCAGGCCCTGACGTATCGGATCCCCCGCCTCGACGCCATCCTGCTGACCCACGCCCACGCCGACCACGTGTTCGGCCTGGACGACGTCCGGGGCTTCAACTTTGCCCAGGGGGAGGCCATCCCCGTCCTGGCCGGCGAGGAGACCCTGCGGCGGCTGTACGCCATGTTTGGCTACATGTTCCAAGCGGACCCTTACGATGCGGCGTCCCGTCCCCGTCTTCGGGCCTTCTCGGTCGAGGGACCCTTTTATCTGCACGGCCTGGAAGTCGTCCCCATCCCGGCCGTCCACGGTTCGGTCCTAAGCCTGGGCTACCGCATCGGGCCCATCGCCTACCTGACCGACTTTAAGACGCTCTTACTGAACGACTGGTCTTGCCTGGGCGGTCTGGAGGTCCTGATCCTGGGGGTCCTTCGGAAGCGGCCGCATCCGACGCATCTTTCGGTCGACGAGGCACTGAGCCTCCTCGACCGGGTCCGACCCCGGGCGACCTACTTTATCCATATCAGTCACGAGATGAAGCACGACGTGACCTCCCGGGAGCTTCCGCCGAACGTCCACCTGGCCTGGGATGGCCTGGTGGTCGAAGTCGACCATGAGCCGTGGCGATGCCAAGGGAAATCATAG
- the ribF gene encoding Riboflavin biosynthesis protein RibF, which produces MPREIIVGWTREGAGPERASAEVLTIGSFDGFHRGHQALIGYTVERARALGGRSVLMTFEPHPAKVVGRGAVRLLQAPEQRAAWLEGTPVDVLWVVPFTPALASLRPEEFLEQYVFQAGTVREVVVGTDFRFGVRRSGDVALLARMARSRGVRVWALPSVSVGDEPCRSSEVRRRLRTGDVEGASRLLGRPYALWGVVQTGEGLGRQIGFPTANLNWRNEVLPAPGVYVTVLRAGDRLWPSVSNVGRRPTVGGRRLQVEAHVLGEPGDLYGRPVELFFLKRIRAEQSFPSLEALRRQIEADVKTARRFFADRPVEALPADWFRPTWDGAWYEAHRAELRPEELP; this is translated from the coding sequence ATGCCAAGGGAAATCATAGTGGGCTGGACACGGGAAGGAGCGGGTCCGGAGCGGGCTTCGGCCGAGGTCCTCACGATCGGGAGTTTCGACGGCTTTCACCGGGGCCATCAGGCCCTGATCGGCTACACGGTCGAGCGGGCCCGGGCCCTCGGGGGTCGGAGCGTCCTGATGACCTTTGAGCCGCATCCGGCCAAGGTCGTCGGCCGGGGTGCCGTTCGACTCCTGCAGGCTCCGGAACAGCGGGCGGCATGGCTCGAGGGGACGCCGGTCGACGTCCTGTGGGTCGTGCCCTTCACGCCGGCACTGGCGAGTCTGAGACCGGAAGAGTTTTTAGAACAGTACGTTTTCCAAGCCGGCACCGTGCGAGAGGTCGTCGTCGGGACCGACTTCCGGTTCGGCGTCCGTCGGAGCGGCGACGTCGCCCTGCTGGCCCGGATGGCCCGGTCTCGGGGGGTCCGGGTCTGGGCCCTCCCGTCCGTGTCGGTCGGGGACGAACCCTGTCGGAGCTCGGAGGTCCGTCGCCGCTTGCGTACGGGCGACGTCGAAGGAGCGAGTCGCCTGCTGGGGCGGCCCTATGCCCTATGGGGCGTCGTCCAGACCGGCGAGGGACTGGGCCGGCAAATCGGCTTCCCGACGGCCAACCTGAACTGGCGGAACGAGGTCCTCCCGGCACCGGGCGTCTACGTCACGGTCCTCCGAGCCGGGGACCGCCTGTGGCCCTCGGTGAGCAACGTCGGGCGGCGGCCGACGGTCGGAGGCCGCCGACTTCAGGTCGAGGCTCACGTCTTGGGCGAGCCCGGGGACCTGTACGGTCGACCCGTGGAGCTTTTCTTCCTGAAGCGCATCCGGGCCGAGCAGTCCTTTCCCTCTTTAGAAGCCCTCCGCCGGCAGATTGAGGCGGACGTCAAGACGGCCCGCCGCTTCTTTGCAGACCGGCCCGTCGAGGCGCTCCCGGCGGACTGGTTCCGACCGACGTGGGATGGGGCCTGGTACGAGGCCCATCGGGCCGAACTCCGTCCGGAAGAGTTACCGTGA